The Candidatus Sphingomonas colombiensis genome contains the following window.
TCTCGCCATTGACGAAGCTGCGGATGGCAAGCGTCAGGGGATCTATCTCATCGGCCGTCACGATCCAGGGGCCGAAGGGCGCGTGGGTGTCGAACGACTTTCCGATCGAGAATTGGCCCGTTCGCATCTGCCAGTCGCGCACGCTGACGTCATTGCCCACGCAATAGCCGAAAATCGCCCGCGCGGCGTCGCTCTCGCGAATGTGGCGGCCGCCCGTGCCGATCACCGCAACAAGTTCCGCTTCATAGTCGAGCGCCGCCGAGACCGTCGGAAGGACGATCGGGTCGAAAGGACCGTTCGCGGACGTGCTGGCCTTTACGAACCAGGTTTGATGCTCAGGCAACGGGATGCTGGCCTCGGCCGCGTGATCAGCGTAATTCAGACCGATGCCCCAGATTTTACCGGGCCTCGCGATGGGTGCGAGGAGTTGCACATCCTTCAACCGGTAATCGGGTGACCCGAGCAGGCCAGCGGCCAGCGGACCGATCTCGTCCCACCGCTCTATCAGCGAGATCACGTCATTGCCCGCGCCGGGGACATTTTTCGTGATGCTCGCCATCGTCTGGCCGTCGGTAACGCCCAGTTCGATCGCATCGCCGACCAGGTATCTTGCGATCCTCACCGATCCTTCTCCTTTGCCCGATTGTTTATGGTTCAGTTTTCGCCGGCGGTCTCGACCGGTGCCGATCCTTGTTTCATCAATTCTTCCAGTGGTTCGCCGGAATGAAATTTCTTGACGAGAAGGTCGGGATCGAACTCGACCCCAATCGGGTTCTGCGAAAAAGTATCGGATTTGAAGAATGCCGCCGGGCTGCCGATGGCCGCGGCATTATCGATTTGAATCTCGAGTTTTATGCCGTTGGGATCGCAATAATAGAGCGATGTCGTGGGGCCATGATTGATGCACCAGATCGGCAGT
Protein-coding sequences here:
- a CDS encoding fumarylacetoacetate hydrolase family protein, whose amino-acid sequence is MRIARYLVGDAIELGVTDGQTMASITKNVPGAGNDVISLIERWDEIGPLAAGLLGSPDYRLKDVQLLAPIARPGKIWGIGLNYADHAAEASIPLPEHQTWFVKASTSANGPFDPIVLPTVSAALDYEAELVAVIGTGGRHIRESDAARAIFGYCVGNDVSVRDWQMRTGQFSIGKSFDTHAPFGPWIVTADEIDPLTLAIRSFVNGEKRQDSNTSHLIFDPFQQVAHLSQAMVLEAGDLLFTGTPGGVGAAMQPPKFLVDGDVVRVEIDGIGYIENRVVQDPIS